From a region of the Fimbriimonadaceae bacterium genome:
- a CDS encoding site-specific integrase, which produces MPTVKHRIQNWQNQIAWSMDKYVLPEFGHRDIRELKRAEFQMFFNKISAELKASSVEKVKIVTSGVMRLAVADEVITVNPVTFVRIARKDPVEKTALTFQELHQLLDASGALIKPFVILAGCLGLRLGEAVGVTRGAISRSRVLSVRQQVQQLKGGCTISNKLKTDHSRREIPLPEPLYNALMSCGQVSDVWVCSDTLGGFVKPKNITRELKAACVTAGVPVVSPHELRHTFISLMDNEVEAPRTVVMALAGHVAQSTTDGYSHVKNEQKLRWVEKLWDQVSTACSPETWATRVEISGSN; this is translated from the coding sequence TTGCCGACTGTCAAGCACCGCATCCAGAACTGGCAGAACCAGATCGCCTGGTCGATGGACAAGTACGTCCTCCCAGAGTTTGGCCACCGGGACATCCGCGAGCTCAAGAGAGCCGAGTTCCAGATGTTCTTCAACAAGATCAGCGCGGAGCTCAAGGCGTCAAGCGTTGAGAAGGTGAAGATCGTCACCTCGGGCGTCATGCGCCTCGCTGTCGCCGACGAGGTCATCACCGTCAACCCAGTCACATTTGTCCGCATCGCCAGGAAGGATCCGGTAGAGAAGACTGCCCTGACCTTCCAGGAGCTCCATCAGTTGCTCGATGCGTCTGGAGCGCTCATCAAGCCATTCGTCATCTTGGCTGGCTGCTTAGGGCTCCGCTTGGGCGAGGCAGTGGGTGTGACCCGTGGAGCGATCAGCCGAAGCCGGGTGCTTTCGGTTCGTCAGCAAGTCCAGCAGCTCAAGGGTGGTTGTACGATCAGTAACAAGCTCAAGACCGACCACAGCCGTCGCGAGATTCCTCTTCCTGAGCCTCTCTATAACGCTCTGATGAGTTGCGGTCAGGTCAGCGATGTCTGGGTTTGCTCAGACACCCTTGGAGGCTTTGTGAAGCCCAAGAACATCACGAGAGAGCTCAAGGCGGCATGCGTCACGGCTGGAGTCCCCGTCGTGTCTCCGCACGAGCTTCGCCATACGTTTATCAGCCTCATGGACAACGAAGTCGAAGCCCCTCGCACCGTCGTCATGGCGTTGGCCGGGCATGTCGCCCAATCGACCACGGACGGGTATTCGCACGTGAAAAACGAACAAAAACTCCGGTGGGTGGAAAAGCTCTGGGATCAGGTTTCTACTGCTTGTAGCCCAGAAACGTGGGCTACAAGGGTCGAAATCTCAGGTTCAAATTGA
- a CDS encoding ABC transporter permease, translating into MSVFESFRIALDMLRLHKMRAFLTMLGIIIGVASVTLVVMISNGFKHYLTHEFTKLGAETFFMTYDRWGPQGRMGAVRQGSLTLDDARYIMNRCPSVDIVSAQLTVPATKVTYLDREVTGPSVEGYDQYALDLNKVEMIAGRGLTQDDMDRRANVCLIGVEIRDRLFAGTDPIGKFITFGGITLQVVGVMDKIEILGQNNGKDIWLPITTAQRKWVGGHDVTILMMKPKDGVKVQDAMEEVWQEMMLRSGNKRIYRLDSRESILGVLGGIVTGVGLVLAGIAALSLLVGGIGIMNIMLVSVTERTREVGLRKALGARRNAILNQFLVEAAVLSLVGGCIGMFMAFLAGQGISLMTAAANVPSKGGLAMPFPLDAAVMAALFSAGIGVVFGLYPALRAASLSPIDALRTE; encoded by the coding sequence ATGAGCGTCTTCGAGTCGTTCCGGATCGCGCTGGACATGCTCCGCCTGCACAAGATGCGGGCGTTCCTCACCATGCTCGGCATCATCATCGGCGTGGCCAGCGTGACCCTCGTCGTCATGATCTCGAACGGGTTCAAGCACTACTTGACCCACGAGTTCACCAAGCTCGGGGCCGAGACTTTCTTCATGACCTACGACCGGTGGGGCCCCCAGGGACGGATGGGGGCGGTCCGGCAAGGCAGCCTGACCCTGGACGACGCCCGGTACATCATGAACCGTTGCCCGAGCGTCGACATTGTCAGCGCCCAACTCACCGTCCCGGCCACTAAGGTCACGTACCTGGACCGGGAAGTCACCGGCCCCAGCGTCGAGGGCTACGACCAATACGCCCTTGACCTGAACAAGGTCGAGATGATCGCGGGCCGGGGCCTGACCCAAGACGACATGGACCGGCGGGCCAACGTCTGCCTGATCGGCGTCGAAATCCGCGACCGGCTGTTCGCCGGTACCGACCCGATCGGCAAGTTCATCACCTTCGGCGGCATCACCCTGCAGGTGGTCGGGGTGATGGACAAGATCGAGATCCTGGGCCAGAACAACGGGAAGGACATCTGGCTCCCCATCACCACCGCCCAGCGCAAGTGGGTCGGCGGCCACGACGTGACCATCCTCATGATGAAGCCGAAGGACGGCGTCAAGGTACAGGACGCGATGGAGGAGGTCTGGCAGGAGATGATGCTCCGCTCGGGCAACAAGCGGATCTACCGCCTTGACTCGCGGGAGTCGATCCTGGGCGTTCTGGGCGGCATCGTCACCGGGGTGGGCCTGGTCCTCGCCGGCATCGCCGCCTTGTCGCTCCTCGTCGGGGGCATCGGCATCATGAACATCATGCTGGTCTCGGTCACGGAGCGGACCCGCGAGGTCGGCCTGCGCAAGGCCCTTGGCGCCCGCCGCAACGCGATCCTCAACCAGTTCCTTGTCGAGGCGGCGGTGCTCTCGCTGGTCGGCGGCTGCATCGGGATGTTCATGGCTTTTTTGGCGGGCCAGGGGATCAGCCTCATGACCGCCGCCGCCAACGTCCCCTCCAAGGGTGGCCTGGCCATGCCCTTCCCCCTGGACGCGGCAGTGATGGCCGCCCTCTTCTCGGCCGGGATCGGTGTCGTCTTCGGGCTGTATCCCGCCCTCCGGGCGGCCAGCCTGTCGCCCATCGACGCCCTGCGCACCGAGTGA
- a CDS encoding efflux RND transporter periplasmic adaptor subunit — translation MKPLSRSIAIVFAGASLGLAGCGMPPGGMPGMNAANKTTKVEKGELVMQVVETGTLEPEKVVEVKSRVGGILTKLLVDEGDVVSAGQLIGVVDPQETELLVKQTEAQLSGAQASVDRQGIEIAKRKVTIETTLEKAKSRVAQLEAEMKAQPALTTAAIRSAQTQLDLQTKAYEQLVNVTQPNARTTAVNAVTDAENNLKTAQADLNRRKSLVEMGYAAARDVEQAQLQVDLNQTRLREAKERVMRLDNDFRLDREKASQQVKAAQAELDRAKTNAIADRVKKEDYRQALVAVREAEADRRDILSLGAAKRQQEASVRQLQSSLDDSRRQLSYTEIRAPLAGVIGKRYVQAGELVTSLGSFSSGTAVVRIDDRSSMIVKLQVNEIDTARLEVGQPAEIVIDALPDTKFTGKVSKIAPAQVGAASSSTAAATSADPVVKYQVEVRLDNIDPHLKAGMSAKCTMKVVDLKDVLRLPVAYLGQDEKGFFVMIPPADPKDKKAKPTRRDITVGLRTSTHFEIKSGLKEGETVVKPEYKGPKRQGMMGPGNDDEEESGKSDK, via the coding sequence ATGAAACCCCTATCTCGATCGATCGCCATCGTCTTCGCCGGCGCCTCCCTGGGCCTTGCCGGCTGCGGCATGCCCCCGGGCGGGATGCCGGGTATGAACGCCGCCAACAAGACCACAAAGGTCGAGAAGGGCGAGCTCGTCATGCAGGTCGTCGAGACCGGGACGCTCGAGCCGGAAAAGGTCGTCGAAGTCAAGAGCCGGGTCGGAGGCATCCTCACCAAGCTCCTCGTCGACGAGGGAGACGTCGTCTCGGCGGGCCAACTGATCGGTGTCGTCGACCCCCAGGAGACCGAGCTTTTGGTCAAACAGACCGAGGCCCAGCTGTCCGGGGCGCAGGCGTCGGTCGACCGCCAGGGTATCGAGATCGCCAAGCGCAAGGTCACGATCGAGACGACCCTCGAAAAGGCCAAGTCGCGGGTCGCCCAGCTCGAGGCGGAGATGAAGGCCCAGCCCGCCCTGACCACGGCGGCGATCCGCTCGGCCCAGACCCAGCTGGACTTGCAGACCAAGGCCTACGAACAACTCGTCAACGTCACGCAGCCCAACGCGAGGACGACCGCCGTCAACGCGGTCACGGACGCCGAGAACAACCTGAAGACCGCTCAGGCCGACCTGAACCGGCGCAAGAGCCTGGTCGAGATGGGCTACGCCGCGGCGCGGGACGTGGAACAGGCCCAGCTCCAGGTCGACCTCAACCAGACCCGGCTGCGCGAAGCCAAAGAGCGTGTCATGCGCCTGGACAATGACTTCCGGCTCGACCGGGAGAAAGCTTCCCAGCAGGTCAAGGCGGCCCAGGCCGAGCTCGACCGGGCCAAGACGAACGCCATCGCCGACAGGGTCAAAAAGGAGGACTACCGCCAGGCGTTGGTCGCCGTCCGCGAGGCAGAGGCCGACCGCCGCGACATCCTCTCCCTCGGGGCGGCCAAGCGACAGCAGGAAGCCAGCGTCCGCCAACTCCAGAGTTCCCTCGACGACAGCCGCCGCCAACTGAGCTACACCGAGATCCGCGCCCCGCTGGCCGGGGTGATCGGCAAACGTTACGTCCAGGCCGGCGAATTGGTGACCAGCCTCGGAAGCTTCAGCTCGGGCACCGCCGTCGTGCGCATCGACGACCGGTCGTCCATGATCGTCAAGCTCCAGGTGAACGAGATCGACACGGCCCGGCTTGAGGTCGGGCAACCGGCCGAGATCGTCATCGACGCCCTGCCCGACACCAAGTTCACGGGCAAGGTCAGCAAGATCGCCCCGGCCCAGGTCGGAGCGGCCTCCAGCTCCACGGCGGCGGCGACAAGCGCCGACCCCGTCGTCAAGTACCAGGTCGAAGTCCGGCTCGACAACATCGACCCGCACCTGAAGGCGGGCATGTCGGCCAAGTGCACGATGAAGGTGGTCGACCTGAAGGACGTCCTCCGCCTGCCTGTCGCCTACCTGGGGCAAGACGAGAAGGGCTTTTTTGTCATGATCCCGCCGGCCGACCCCAAGGACAAGAAGGCCAAGCCGACCCGCCGCGACATCACGGTCGGACTGCGCACCTCGACCCACTTTGAGATCAAGTCGGGCCTGAAGGAGGGCGAGACAGTGGTCAAGCCCGAATACAAGGGGCCGAAGCGCCAGGGCATGATGGGCCCGGGCAACGACGACGAAGAAGAGTCGGGCAAGAGCGACAAATGA
- a CDS encoding peptidase C39 family protein, giving the protein MALALVTAQPVVARDGFVSATTADFQSTQVAPGHVRLVAQIESPRPFDEVVPSWSAQAPAGSRIEFYLHPDAPGAGRYCLGVWSGQPTRTSVKDQKDAAGSVDTDTLTLTSTTKKVTVEIDLYGSESAHPRLDAFHLVLVDTKTKTRARKPLKSAWGKTLEPPRRAQMSYPNGDGACSPTSVSMILGYWSKQLKKPELDHDVPEVQKGVYDVAWSGTGNWPFNMAYAASQPGLTAYVSRFRDVRDLEEWVAAGVPVATSVSYPLLRGEPRKPNDGHLVVLTGFTHDGDPVFNDPGRNAVRMTYKRADFERAWAVSRNTVYLVYPKHWHVPSGPGPWEHAKR; this is encoded by the coding sequence ATGGCTTTGGCTCTGGTGACGGCCCAGCCCGTCGTCGCGCGTGACGGGTTCGTTTCGGCCACAACGGCGGACTTCCAGTCCACCCAAGTCGCTCCCGGCCACGTGCGCCTGGTCGCCCAGATCGAGTCCCCTCGTCCCTTCGACGAGGTGGTCCCCAGTTGGTCGGCCCAGGCCCCGGCCGGGTCGCGGATCGAGTTCTATCTCCACCCCGACGCCCCCGGTGCGGGCCGCTATTGCCTCGGCGTCTGGTCGGGCCAGCCCACCCGGACGAGCGTCAAGGACCAGAAGGACGCCGCGGGCAGCGTCGACACCGACACGCTCACTTTGACCTCGACGACGAAGAAGGTCACGGTCGAAATCGATCTGTACGGCTCGGAATCGGCCCACCCGCGCCTTGACGCCTTTCACCTCGTCCTCGTCGACACCAAGACCAAGACCCGGGCGCGGAAGCCTCTGAAGTCGGCCTGGGGCAAGACGCTGGAGCCACCGCGCCGGGCCCAAATGTCGTATCCGAACGGTGACGGGGCGTGCAGCCCGACGTCGGTGAGCATGATCCTCGGCTACTGGAGCAAGCAGCTGAAGAAGCCCGAGCTCGACCACGACGTGCCCGAAGTGCAAAAGGGCGTCTACGACGTGGCCTGGAGCGGCACGGGCAACTGGCCGTTCAACATGGCCTACGCCGCCAGCCAGCCCGGCCTGACCGCCTATGTCTCCCGGTTCCGCGACGTCCGCGACTTGGAGGAATGGGTCGCCGCCGGCGTCCCGGTCGCCACGTCGGTCAGCTATCCCCTCCTCCGCGGAGAGCCCCGGAAACCCAACGACGGCCACCTTGTCGTGCTCACCGGGTTCACCCATGACGGCGACCCGGTCTTCAACGACCCGGGTAGGAACGCCGTCCGCATGACCTACAAGCGCGCCGACTTTGAACGCGCCTGGGCGGTCAGCCGCAACACGGTTTATCTTGTCTATCCGAAGCACTGGCACGTGCCGTCGGGCCCCGGCCCGTGGGAGCACGCCAAGCGCTGA
- a CDS encoding MFS transporter — protein sequence MEDRNDRRLDWVKLTWVIALFYFGFNVYNSVFQNFLRDNLHAVPLDLGRLESMREIPGLLASLMAGVLVALPERRIATIGLVICAVGIGSTGWFGSYWPLVSVTVFWSVGFHLMTSVQNAMTLHLAKGSEGGRHLGRMSGVGATSQIAALVMIVVVTNTLKATNSMSEGAYKVIFIVGGVAILAASLFCRSLSTEVGGGERQPVVFRREYWLYYVLSFLEGCRRQIFSIFAGFSLIFVYGMTVEKMVVLQLLNAAIIAVTAPRMGRLVDRIGEKKPLFWYAVGLVLVFVGYATTHSLAVLIALYLLDNVLFSFSVGFTTYLHRIVRPGDLTPSIAMGVTMNHVAAVSVPIVGAVLWTTSGNYQLPFAIGAGIALLTLFFNRFLPDGPPPLKTLSHEAA from the coding sequence GTGGAAGACCGCAACGACCGCCGCTTGGACTGGGTCAAGCTGACGTGGGTCATCGCCCTGTTCTATTTCGGCTTTAACGTCTACAACAGCGTCTTCCAGAACTTTCTCCGCGACAATCTGCACGCCGTGCCGCTGGACCTCGGCCGCCTCGAGTCCATGCGGGAGATACCCGGCTTGCTGGCGTCCCTCATGGCCGGCGTCTTGGTCGCCTTGCCCGAGCGCCGGATCGCCACGATCGGCTTGGTCATCTGCGCGGTCGGCATCGGCTCGACCGGCTGGTTCGGCTCCTATTGGCCCCTCGTTTCGGTCACGGTGTTCTGGTCCGTCGGCTTCCACCTCATGACCAGCGTCCAGAATGCGATGACCCTCCACCTGGCCAAAGGCTCCGAGGGCGGTCGGCACCTCGGGCGGATGAGCGGGGTCGGGGCGACGTCCCAGATCGCCGCCCTCGTCATGATCGTGGTCGTCACCAACACCCTGAAGGCGACCAATTCCATGTCGGAAGGGGCCTACAAGGTCATCTTCATCGTCGGCGGAGTGGCGATCTTGGCCGCTTCCCTGTTCTGCCGTTCCCTGAGCACCGAGGTCGGCGGCGGTGAGCGCCAACCGGTCGTCTTCCGCCGGGAGTACTGGCTCTACTACGTCCTCTCCTTCCTGGAGGGGTGCCGACGCCAGATCTTCTCCATCTTCGCCGGGTTCAGCCTGATCTTCGTGTACGGCATGACGGTCGAGAAGATGGTCGTCCTCCAGCTTCTCAACGCCGCGATCATCGCCGTCACCGCGCCTCGGATGGGACGGCTCGTCGACCGCATCGGAGAAAAGAAGCCGCTCTTCTGGTACGCGGTCGGTCTGGTCCTCGTGTTCGTCGGCTACGCGACGACCCACAGCCTTGCCGTCCTCATCGCGCTCTACTTGCTCGACAACGTCCTCTTCTCGTTCAGCGTAGGTTTCACCACCTACCTGCACCGCATCGTCCGGCCGGGAGACCTGACGCCCAGCATCGCGATGGGCGTGACGATGAACCATGTCGCCGCGGTCAGCGTCCCCATCGTCGGCGCCGTCCTCTGGACGACGAGCGGCAACTACCAGCTTCCCTTCGCCATCGGTGCCGGTATCGCCCTGCTGACTCTCTTCTTCAACCGGTTCCTGCCCGACGGGCCACCACCCCTCAAAACGCTCTCCCATGAGGCCGCGTAG
- a CDS encoding beta-lactamase family protein, which yields MSLVTEILERGVRERGFPGATYAYGRGAQVTYGAVGRETFDEDSPLVTLDTVYDLASLTKVLATTPLALFAVRSGALALDTKIGDILPEAGVGDATVWHLLTHSSGLPPYDHPLAQSGLGTAETRRRVVATKPESDLGATTAYSCLGFIILGAVLEHVLDDRLDVLFKRHVAGPTGHRTLTYLPAVRTAPTDPGLVPGVVHDPLARALGGVSGNAGLFGTVADVVRSAQAWLDMDAEGRAWTVRQSDRSTRALGWDTKSEEGSSAGTLFGPQSFGHTGYTGTSVWIDPADGTFVVLLTNRVYPDDTSTAMQTVRPHVADAAKLALRRDS from the coding sequence ATGAGCCTTGTCACCGAGATCCTGGAACGTGGTGTCCGGGAGCGGGGGTTTCCCGGGGCGACGTACGCCTACGGCCGGGGAGCCCAGGTGACCTACGGTGCGGTCGGCCGGGAGACGTTTGACGAGGACAGCCCACTGGTGACCCTGGACACGGTGTACGACTTGGCCAGCCTGACCAAGGTCTTGGCGACGACGCCCCTCGCCCTCTTCGCCGTGCGGAGCGGTGCCCTGGCCCTGGACACAAAGATCGGCGACATCCTTCCCGAGGCCGGTGTCGGTGACGCCACCGTGTGGCACCTCCTGACCCACTCGTCCGGCCTCCCTCCCTACGACCACCCCCTGGCCCAGTCAGGGCTCGGCACGGCCGAGACGCGCCGCCGGGTCGTCGCCACCAAGCCAGAGTCCGACTTAGGCGCCACGACGGCCTACAGTTGCCTCGGGTTCATCATCTTGGGGGCGGTCTTGGAGCATGTGTTGGACGACCGGCTCGACGTCCTCTTCAAACGCCACGTCGCCGGGCCCACGGGGCACCGGACTCTCACCTACCTCCCTGCCGTCCGGACAGCCCCGACCGACCCGGGCCTCGTGCCGGGAGTCGTCCACGACCCGCTCGCCCGGGCCTTGGGCGGAGTGAGCGGCAACGCGGGGCTCTTCGGCACCGTCGCCGACGTCGTCCGGTCCGCGCAGGCATGGCTGGACATGGACGCCGAGGGCCGGGCCTGGACGGTGCGCCAGTCCGACCGCTCAACCCGGGCCCTCGGCTGGGACACCAAGTCGGAAGAAGGTTCTTCGGCGGGGACGTTGTTCGGCCCGCAGAGCTTCGGCCACACCGGGTACACCGGCACGTCGGTCTGGATCGACCCCGCGGACGGCACCTTCGTCGTGCTCCTCACGAACCGGGTCTATCCCGACGACACGTCGACCGCCATGCAGACCGTCAGGCCCCATGTGGCCGACGCCGCCAAACTCGCCTTGCGCCGAGACTCATGA
- a CDS encoding VanW family protein: MKGAVILVAGLAGVGALGLSAGHRADGKVGEYATPIELRNSAQRHNATLALARLDGAVVPPGAVFSFNETIGPWTQDRGYRKAPVSFGGMLVDAFGGGVCQTSTTLFNAALLAGMVIVERHSHYHAPDYVPAGRDAAVAHPNIDLKFRNPYKRAVTIRGTAQGSVLRVWIEGPVAPPRASVWTQVRRAVQPSEFTFGEGRRARVRNPGKPGYDVVSYRTLNGKTERLAHDNYPVMERVLERREPSSDRLD, from the coding sequence ATGAAGGGCGCGGTCATCCTTGTCGCGGGGCTCGCGGGCGTCGGGGCGCTCGGCCTCAGTGCGGGCCACCGCGCCGACGGCAAGGTCGGCGAATACGCCACGCCTATCGAGCTGAGGAACAGTGCCCAACGGCACAACGCGACCCTGGCCCTCGCCCGCCTGGACGGTGCCGTCGTGCCACCTGGCGCGGTGTTCTCGTTCAACGAAACGATCGGGCCATGGACGCAAGACCGGGGTTACCGCAAAGCCCCGGTCAGCTTCGGCGGGATGCTCGTGGACGCGTTTGGCGGTGGGGTCTGCCAGACGAGCACGACTCTTTTCAACGCCGCTCTCCTCGCGGGCATGGTCATCGTGGAACGGCACAGCCACTACCACGCCCCCGACTATGTGCCCGCGGGAAGGGACGCCGCCGTCGCCCACCCCAACATCGACCTCAAGTTCCGCAATCCCTACAAAAGGGCGGTGACCATCCGGGGCACCGCCCAAGGCAGTGTGCTCCGCGTTTGGATCGAGGGGCCGGTCGCCCCGCCGCGGGCCAGCGTCTGGACGCAGGTCCGACGCGCCGTCCAACCGTCCGAGTTCACGTTCGGGGAGGGTCGTCGGGCTCGGGTCAGGAACCCAGGCAAGCCCGGCTACGACGTCGTCTCCTACCGGACTCTCAATGGCAAGACCGAGCGCCTCGCCCACGACAACTACCCGGTGATGGAGAGGGTCTTGGAGCGTCGCGAGCCCAGTTCGGACAGACTAGACTAG